Genomic window (Magnolia sinica isolate HGM2019 chromosome 6, MsV1, whole genome shotgun sequence):
TTATTCTCAGGCTTAAGGTTTCTAGAAGGTCTAACCGATAGTGGAATTCCGAGTAACTAACTAATGGTGACTCCAAGTCAAATATACAATACCCCGAGTCACAAATATAACCAAAAGCTCAAAAAAGCCTTATGAGTGCGATCTGCCCATGATGCAACTTCCAAAGATCACTTGAAAGTTTGCATGTGAGGCCAAACTTGGCATGAAATTTCAATACCACATGCACGTGCTATCAAAATCCATGTCATTGGGAGCTTTGATATCTTTGGTCACTCCTAATCCCGCTTCGATAAATGTTGCAATGACTGTCATAGTCCTATATTAGTAGTCTCAATGGACCAGACTATATAAGTATTATCCCATAATCTATATAGGCACTACAACAACTGGGACTTGTACCGGTGCTCGAAAGCGCCGCTAAAAACCATTAAAAGCGCCAGCAGACGTACTAGCGGCGCTAACCAAGCTccgataaatgggtatgtcgGTAAAAGTATTGGCGGCGCTAGTTGAGTTTTAGCGGCGCTTTTCTGAGCGccactaattattttttttttcgacgCAAATAAGCGCCGATAAAAGTCTCTCCGAGCGTTGGTAAAAGTGGTTCTGAACGCTTTTTTGCATGAAAAAGCGCCTTAAATTTTCTACACAAGCGCCGGTAAAGGTTTTTGTATAGATTTCTCAGGCCCTCGCATgccaataaatttttttattatatataattcaatcgaaacctgtatttttttaatatttgaaacataaaaatgatgccatacaaataaaactgaatattaaacaaaatttatattactagacaataaaaaaatataatatttattacaataaattgaaaatggttttgaatataaataaataaatagcagcAACCAGCTCTCCTACTCTAGCAAGGTTTGTGAGTTGATCTTTCATCTCAGTTGGGGTGAGGAAATCTTCTAACGTCATATTGCCTTCATGCACTAGCTAGGTACTTCCAACACGCTAATACTCTCATCATCTGCTGTTTCTGAAATAAGCAATGACCTGGCTGAGCACCGAGTTCGATGACATGCAACTTAGAAATAATTTGACCAGCATTCATGGTCTTTGATGCGAAGCAAATAAGAGTAGAAGGATTCTCATTTCCAGCAACCTGCATGGGGACAAGTGATAATATTAAAAGTATATAACAGTGGGCGAGCCTGTAGTAATCATGAACCAAGTGAAAGAGGTTGTTCAGATGTATATTTTTAAATGTAAAGGGATATTTGTGAAACTCACTTTAAACGTTGCAAAGGCTGCAGCATGTGCTTCTAAAGCTTGACTACGTTGCTGGTATACGGAAAACAGTTGCATGTTCCCCTTAACAAGTTGTGGCCTTTGGACATACAAATATTCCACAGAATAATCATAAGTGCCGCTTCAACAGCATAGCTTAGAGATCACAAAGAGCAACATAAAAGAACAAACACAAACTTTCCTGAATGGAATGGATATTAGATTATAAGAACAAATACCAAGAACAACTGGGAGAGAAATCTTTTCCTCCTACAGCATTCTCAACAGGAATACATAAATAACACATTCTTCACAGATATACCTCAGGTGCACCAGGAGCAATGCCAATCAAAACAAGCCATTTCTCGGAAGGATCATAGCAGTAATTGATGATTTGATTGTTCAACAGATTTGCCGTTCGCTCAAACATTTTCATAGGCTCAGTGTCACCTGCAAGTTACAGTGGCATGGATTGTAACCTCTTTGCACAGAAAATTCTAAAGGACATGTTTTCAAAGAGATAACAAAACTGGAGCGTCAATAGGAAAAAAAGGGCATACGAGTTATTGACTCGAGCATAATATTACTTCTCTGAAGATTAATAGGATCAGAACGAATATTTGCTATTTCCATAATTCTAGCATTTTGGCATACGGAGCTGAATAAACTGTGAAATCTTTCTATCTAGCGACCTTATCTTTCTTGTTTGCATTTCAAGTAAAAAGTTTGGATGGGCCAACAACGCAAGCAGTGAGTATGATACTACTTAGTAAAGCAGTAGCAGCAACACTGCACAAAAACCTCAACTTCAGAGTAACTCATCAATACTCTGCTTTATGACTGATAATATCACCACTTTCCGTCATCTAGTGTTGCTCCCACTTTGTCAAAGCTTGAAATCTCATGCAGTGGAGGGCTAGATTcaggtggtgactcatccaccataaAAATCGTATGCGTACATGAAAATCTAGACTTTCCAATCCATCGGCCCCAATGTGTATGGAGCATAGCCAGAAAATTGACTATCTTAACTAAGCAATTTAGCCTGCTGAATTGGGACAGTTcaccattttatttttaaccatccacttGATAGTCACTAATCGGATGGTTAGGGATGGTTTGATCAGTATAACTTTTGTGGAATGCTCAATCCATAGTGGGGCCAAGATTTTAATACAATGAGATGCCGCACATGTATAACTCTTGTGAATTACTGACTACCATTTCGAAAATGTGGTCAACTATAACTGCAGTCCTGTCCTTTTTATAATGTATGAACTAAAACATTCATATCACATGGAGGAGCAGAGAGTTATGGAACTAACGCCCACCTCCAAACATGACCACAACATTTCTACAGTTTAAAGTGCCACATATAGCATCACAAGCATCAAATCGACAAGCCACAATATAAAGTGAACTTTCGAATATCCATATCTGTGTGGTATCATAATAAAAAAATCTATTCCTTCATCAACTGAATCATCAGATAAATAGTTTATTCCACAAAATTGTTGGTTATTCCACATTAGTAAAGGCCTGGAATATGTGTATATGGAACAGACAAATGTTGCACCACATGCAGAATAAGGAGGTGACTTTACCAAGCTGAACACTCTGAAGGAAGATGAACTAGCTTTCATCAATTTGGAATAATGTCTAATTTATGCCTATATAGTTGGTATTAGTCCAAGtcatatatatagaaaataatcTAAGGACCAAATTGACTGCACACACATAAAAGATGGGTCAATCCAACCAACCCGAACTCCATGCTTGATTTCACCAATCCAATCATAGGATAAATAATTAATTCCAAAATAATTGACAATTACTAAAATCATGCACATACGTAGTTCAAGGCCAAACCTGTACTTCCACCATAATTAACATCGGCAAAAGcccatcctcaactagtccagtACTGGATACCAAGATCCAACATTGCACGTGCTTCAGCTGTAGGTCCTCCTGTAACATTTACATAAAAGTGAATTCTACTAcagattcaatattcaacattaatACATACATGCTTTCTTAAGTGTAGCAACTAGAAGAAAACTCGATGCACTTGTAGCTAGCTAATTGTTGATGGGTCCTGAATCCCATTAAGGCTAGCAATTTAATATGCACAATGCAATGTAAGTGCAAAGTATAAATTTCCATTTTGAACATTCTTTtaaactaaataaatatattaccCAAACAGCCAAGGTTCTCTCCTTCTGGTGTCATGATGGGCATGGCCTCTAAAGAAAGGATAGTAAGCACCTAGCTGATACCAGTGAACTAACAATTCAGGCTCAGGGTTGCCAAAAAATCCACCAACATCAGCACCTATATAAAATGCATCCATCAAAATAATTTACCAAAAAAAGGAGAATGACGATCAAATAGAAACACCTTGAGCCAATCAATTCATGAGCTTTACTCACCAGAGAATGACATCCCAGTAAGGCCAAGAGTCAAGATCATTGGAACTGAGACTCTAAGGTGATCCCAGTTTGCTGAATTATCTCCTGTCCAAAAGTCTCCGATTCCAGCAAATGCCATGGCTCCAAATACACAGCAAATGCACCAACAAGAAGCATAAAGCAATTAGAAATTACACTGTcaacagaattttggatcaacccaCTTCTCAACCTGTAAAAATGCTGAAAATTTCAACATATAAGCATACCgaattcaatatcaaatccatTAAATTAAGTGTCTTCATACGTATAAGCATAAAATAAGACTACCAAACAAAAACAAACAGATGGAGAGAAACATGCTGACTAAATCTGATTGTCTTCTCCCGTGAAGTCGAACAAGCCGTCTTACTCTTGAACGCTGACCAGAAAAAAAATCTCTAACCTGTAAAAACATATGTAGCTGTAAGTGTCTAACCTGCAAATCAGAACTCTTGGCATATCTAACAAGGTGAACAAGACAGAAACAAGTAACAGATGAGCTCTACAGAACCAACATGCCAAGCACAAAGGAATCCAAACATATGAGAAACTGTTAAGCACAACGCATTAACTCAATAGAAAAATTTAGAAACCACAAACATTACCTAACTAGGAAACCAACATAATCAGAAACCTTAGATACTCAAATCTATAACAACATACCATCCTTAAGACAGATTTGTTGTCATTATCATAgctttgtcccagctatttgggccTGGCATTTCGGATTGTGTTTACCAATAATCCCCCTCTAAAGGTCCTATATCTATCTGTAGCTTGAATAAGATTCTGAACAAGCATCCTTGTGATTGGTTGGCAAAGTTTCTATGACCAGCTACCTGCCTAAAATTGACCCTCTTTTGTCAAATTTATTTACAAAAATTCAAACTAAAATGGCTGAACATAAGGTTAATATTTTTCCCCAAGAACAATGAAATCATAGAGAAGATGCTTTTAACTAGAGAGTGGCAAGTTCTCGTCCACATAGAGAAAACATAGGCCAGACAAACTCGGTCTCTTGTTATTTTCCCCATTTTAGTCAAATGTATAAATAGGAAAGGTTGGCCTGACAGACTTTTCAGCCCTGGCATGCTTTTAGTTGAGCTGGTGCTTTGCCTACTAGCTTAGACACTCAAGTTGGGCATGTGCCTAACTTTGGTTAAAGGCCGGTGCATGATGCACCCTAAGTGCCGTttttacaccattttgttgtagtggcTGAACAGAATCAAATAGCTTTATTCTAACAAATGGCCTTCTACCACCAACCGAACCATCTGATCACAGCCTCTGACTGCACAAAATATCATAGGCCCCACTCGTACAAACTGAACCCAAGGAGAAACCATTTACATCTTATAATCCACAAAATGGAATGGGTTAGACAAAGGCAATCTAGCTGATTCAACTAGAAAGAAAAATGATCCTAGTAAATCAGACATACCAACAGAATTATTCTACTTCAGAACTTAAAATTCCTCCAAAAATCTCATCTTTAAAACAAGCCATGCATTCTATAAGAAGAAAAACCCATACTAAAATCAGACCGTAGAATTTTGAGTGGACCTTTATCACCAACTTGAGTAGAGTCAGCTGGTGTCACTGAGCCCATAAAAGTCCAAATTCAAATCAAAGTAAAAACAATGCCTGAAACCAATTTTCATCGGAAGGTGACCTAAATTACCTTCAAACTGACACGAAACAAAAACATAACATATCAACGGAAAAAAAGGTCCCATGATATGCTGTCCCAAACACCATTTTGCATGTTCCAATTCAAGATGCAAGAAATGAAGTTGGAAAACTGTGATAGCCATTAAAAATCCAAActgataattaaaaataaaaataaataaataaataaagcagctAGGAATGTAATTCAACCAAACCTCCCCATATGAGAATCTAACCATAACGACATTGAATCAAAATTCCACTAGAACTCAGTCATACCGAATTCGGTCAACCACCAATTCACACTCTACAAAACATCAGATAGAAACCCAAAATTTAAATCTTCTCTTA
Coding sequences:
- the LOC131250008 gene encoding clathrin heavy chain 1-like produces the protein MKMFERTANLLNNQIINYCYDPSEKWLVLIGIAPGAPERPQLVKGNMQLFSVYQQRSQALEAHAAAFATFKVAGNENPSTLICFASKTMNAGQIISKLHVIELGAQPGHCLFQKQQMMRVLACWKYLASA